A genome region from Triticum aestivum cultivar Chinese Spring chromosome 2B, IWGSC CS RefSeq v2.1, whole genome shotgun sequence includes the following:
- the LOC123041232 gene encoding uncharacterized protein isoform X1, translating into MAQECTEASIASSPLHPPCSAFWWRDMHPYSTTPAWPPPPATAATPLWALLAQHRTSSSGADDDLSASNATMQTSFTKTSTNHSGISMDDSSAATAANQVVISGDY; encoded by the exons ATGGCCCAGGAGTGCACGGAGGCCTCCATCGCGAGCTCACCGCTGCACCCTCCATGTTCGGCTTTCTGGTGGCGCGACATGCATCCATATTCCACTACCCctgcttggccgccgccgcccgccacagcGGCCACGCCGCTCTGGGCCCTGCTCGCTCAACACAGGACATCCTCCTCCGGCGCCGACGACGACCTGTCCGCCTCCAACGCCACCATGCAGACATCCTTCACCAAAACCTCTACCAACCACTCCGGCATCAGCATGGACGACTCCTCAGCCGCCACTGCGGCGAACCAAGTCGTCAT cagtggagattattga
- the LOC123041232 gene encoding uncharacterized protein isoform X2, whose amino-acid sequence MAQECTEASIASSPLHPPCSAFWWRDMHPYSTTPAWPPPPATAATPLWALLAQHRTSSSGADDDLSASNATMQTSFTKTSTNHSGISMDDSSAATAANQVVIGDY is encoded by the exons ATGGCCCAGGAGTGCACGGAGGCCTCCATCGCGAGCTCACCGCTGCACCCTCCATGTTCGGCTTTCTGGTGGCGCGACATGCATCCATATTCCACTACCCctgcttggccgccgccgcccgccacagcGGCCACGCCGCTCTGGGCCCTGCTCGCTCAACACAGGACATCCTCCTCCGGCGCCGACGACGACCTGTCCGCCTCCAACGCCACCATGCAGACATCCTTCACCAAAACCTCTACCAACCACTCCGGCATCAGCATGGACGACTCCTCAGCCGCCACTGCGGCGAACCAAGTCGTCAT tggagattattga